The Yoonia sp. SS1-5 genome contains a region encoding:
- a CDS encoding pseudouridine-5'-phosphate glycosidase: protein MIPIQYSAEVAAARAAGGPLVALESTIITHGMPFPQNVETARLVEADIRAAGATPATIAVMDGTLHVGLEPDQLEALGQADKVAKLSRADIAACIATGGTGATTVAATMIAAHLADIPVFATGGIGGVHQGAETSFDISADLHELAQTPVTVVAAGAKAILDLPKTFEVLETLGVPMIAFGQDVIPAFWSAQSDMAAPLRMDTATQIAQAHKMRAAMGLSGGQLITNPIPTADEIPAATLAPIIDQALREAESRNISAKAVTPFLLGRIFELTDGQSLTANIALVRNNARLAAEISIALADQAE, encoded by the coding sequence ATGATACCCATCCAATATAGTGCCGAAGTTGCGGCGGCCCGTGCGGCGGGCGGACCGCTTGTTGCGCTGGAAAGCACCATCATCACCCATGGCATGCCTTTTCCGCAAAATGTGGAAACCGCCCGACTGGTCGAGGCGGACATCCGCGCCGCCGGTGCGACGCCCGCGACCATCGCCGTGATGGACGGGACGTTGCATGTGGGGCTGGAGCCGGACCAACTCGAAGCGCTGGGGCAAGCCGACAAGGTGGCAAAACTGTCGCGCGCTGATATTGCGGCCTGTATTGCAACGGGCGGTACGGGTGCGACGACCGTCGCGGCGACAATGATTGCCGCACATCTGGCAGACATTCCCGTTTTTGCCACGGGCGGCATTGGCGGCGTTCACCAAGGCGCCGAGACAAGCTTTGATATCTCTGCCGACCTGCACGAACTGGCGCAGACACCCGTCACCGTCGTCGCTGCAGGCGCCAAGGCGATCCTTGATTTGCCCAAGACGTTCGAGGTGCTGGAAACGCTTGGGGTGCCGATGATCGCCTTCGGGCAGGATGTCATCCCCGCCTTCTGGTCGGCGCAATCTGACATGGCAGCGCCCTTGCGCATGGATACCGCCACACAGATCGCCCAGGCGCATAAAATGCGCGCTGCGATGGGCCTGTCGGGCGGGCAGTTGATAACAAATCCGATCCCAACCGCCGATGAGATCCCCGCCGCAACGCTGGCACCGATCATTGATCAGGCCCTGCGCGAGGCGGAATCCCGGAATATCAGCGCAAAGGCCGTCACCCCTTTCCTGTTGGGGCGGATTTTCGAGCTGACGGATGGCCAGTCACTAACTGCAAATATCGCGCTTGTCCGCAACAATGCCCGGCTGGCTGCTGAAATATCCATCGCTTTGGCAGATCAGGCCGAATAG
- a CDS encoding DUF502 domain-containing protein, with the protein MQDHDSHDHKRRTKPSLIARLRGNFLAGLIIVAPIGLTLWLIWTVVGWVDSWVWPFVPNAYHPEELVNRLLGRTPENWIDVNVRGVGVVIFLIFTMIVGWIGKGLIGRSFLSIGERFVDRMPIIRSVYNAAKQIAETVFSQRDTSFDKACLVEYPRKGIWAIAFISTNAKGEIDTKLSDGEPVVTVFLPTTPNPTSGFLLFLPARDVRVLDMTVEDAAKLVISAGLVYPNDKSEPTLVEAAE; encoded by the coding sequence ATGCAAGACCACGACAGCCATGATCACAAGCGTCGGACCAAGCCGAGTTTGATTGCGCGGCTGCGGGGTAATTTCCTTGCGGGATTGATTATCGTGGCCCCAATCGGGCTGACCCTGTGGCTGATCTGGACGGTTGTGGGCTGGGTGGATAGCTGGGTCTGGCCATTTGTCCCAAATGCCTACCATCCCGAAGAGCTGGTCAACCGGCTGCTTGGTCGAACGCCGGAAAACTGGATCGACGTCAATGTGCGGGGCGTTGGCGTTGTCATCTTCCTGATCTTCACGATGATCGTTGGCTGGATCGGCAAAGGGCTGATCGGGCGATCCTTCCTGTCAATCGGCGAACGCTTCGTTGACCGCATGCCGATCATCCGGTCGGTCTATAACGCCGCCAAACAAATCGCCGAGACGGTCTTTTCCCAGCGCGACACCTCTTTTGACAAGGCCTGTCTCGTTGAATATCCGCGCAAGGGGATATGGGCGATTGCGTTTATCTCGACCAATGCAAAGGGCGAGATTGATACGAAACTGTCAGATGGCGAACCCGTTGTGACAGTGTTCCTGCCCACAACACCCAACCCGACCTCGGGTTTCCTGCTTTTCCTGCCCGCGCGTGACGTCAGGGTGCTGGATATGACCGTGGAAGATGCCGCCAAGCTTGTGATTTCGGCCGGCCTTGTCTATCCCAATGACAAATCGGAACCGACCCTGGTCGAAGCTGCGGAATAA
- a CDS encoding LysE/ArgO family amino acid transporter, whose translation MLTPLLTGFTTAFALILAIGAQNAFVLRQGLARAHVFWLCLLCATSDALLITAGVLGFGYIVTLYPQLPQFMAWGGAAFLLVYGALRFHAAWKGDYAMQLAGKSGGLWQTLATGAAFTWLNPHVYLDTLALIGAVSTRFEAVDAKTAFGIGAVSASFVFFFGLGYGARLLAPIMQSARAWRVLDVLIGLVMWALAAKLLFG comes from the coding sequence CTGCTCACACCTCTGCTTACAGGTTTTACCACTGCATTTGCGCTGATCCTTGCGATTGGGGCGCAAAACGCGTTTGTGCTGCGGCAAGGGCTGGCCCGGGCGCATGTGTTCTGGCTTTGCCTGCTATGTGCAACGTCGGATGCGCTGCTGATCACGGCGGGTGTGCTTGGCTTTGGCTATATCGTGACACTCTACCCCCAATTGCCGCAATTCATGGCCTGGGGGGGTGCAGCATTCCTGCTGGTTTACGGGGCCTTGCGGTTTCACGCGGCCTGGAAGGGTGATTATGCAATGCAACTGGCCGGAAAATCCGGCGGGTTGTGGCAGACCCTGGCGACGGGGGCCGCGTTTACGTGGCTGAACCCGCATGTCTATCTGGACACGCTGGCATTGATCGGGGCGGTATCAACCCGGTTTGAGGCCGTGGACGCAAAAACCGCTTTTGGGATTGGCGCTGTGTCAGCCTCTTTCGTTTTTTTCTTTGGGCTGGGCTACGGCGCGCGCCTGCTGGCGCCGATCATGCAATCGGCACGGGCATGGCGGGTGCTTGATGTGCTGATCGGCCTTGTGATGTGGGCGCTGGCGGCCAAGCTGCTGTTTGGATGA
- a CDS encoding patatin-like phospholipase family protein has translation MAKAVSKRINLALQGGGAHGAFTWGVLCRLLQDEDIEIAAISGTSAGALNAAALKSGWVADGRAGALKNLEWLWGQVGAITDPNFSHWVASLAPTAGIWAKALEYSPTYAAFDMTTRMLSPYAYGPALSNPLERIVSQFAYDAVCAKTGPELHICATNVRSGKIRVFTGEEIMPDVILASACLPSLFQAVEFTDPATGQTEAFWDGGYTGNPALFPLFRKDLPADVLIVNINPLYREALPTDVQSIQNRVNEISFNSSLLRELRAIEFVRRLIGDGAIKPGTMKDVLVHMIADDGLMNELNVATKTIPTAIVLARLKEAGEAAADAFLRTHKDDLNARSTVNLTDMFS, from the coding sequence ATGGCAAAAGCAGTAAGCAAACGCATTAACCTCGCTCTGCAGGGTGGCGGGGCGCATGGGGCGTTTACCTGGGGTGTTCTTTGCCGCTTGTTGCAGGACGAAGATATCGAAATCGCCGCGATCTCTGGCACGTCTGCCGGTGCGCTGAACGCCGCGGCGCTGAAATCCGGCTGGGTTGCCGATGGGCGCGCGGGGGCGTTGAAAAACCTTGAATGGCTCTGGGGGCAGGTGGGTGCGATCACCGACCCCAACTTTTCCCATTGGGTTGCGTCGCTGGCCCCAACGGCGGGGATCTGGGCAAAGGCGCTGGAATATTCGCCGACCTATGCCGCCTTTGACATGACCACGCGGATGTTGTCGCCCTATGCCTATGGGCCCGCACTTTCCAACCCGCTGGAACGCATCGTGTCGCAATTCGCCTATGACGCGGTTTGCGCAAAGACCGGACCGGAACTGCATATCTGCGCGACCAATGTGCGTTCGGGCAAAATCCGGGTCTTTACCGGGGAAGAGATCATGCCCGATGTGATCCTGGCATCGGCCTGCCTGCCCAGCCTGTTTCAGGCGGTAGAGTTCACCGATCCCGCCACCGGCCAGACAGAGGCTTTCTGGGATGGTGGATACACCGGCAACCCCGCGCTATTTCCTTTGTTTCGCAAGGACTTGCCTGCGGATGTTCTGATCGTGAATATCAACCCGCTTTACCGCGAGGCTTTGCCGACAGACGTGCAGAGCATCCAGAACCGGGTTAATGAAATCAGCTTCAACAGCTCGCTTTTGCGCGAATTGCGGGCGATTGAATTTGTCCGGCGCCTGATTGGGGATGGTGCGATCAAGCCCGGCACGATGAAGGATGTTCTTGTTCACATGATTGCCGATGACGGGTTGATGAACGAATTGAATGTCGCAACCAAGACGATCCCAACCGCGATTGTGCTGGCCCGCCTAAAAGAAGCAGGCGAGGCTGCGGCAGATGCCTTCTTGCGCACACATAAGGATGACCTGAACGCCCGTAGCACCGTGAACCTGACGGATATGTTCAGCTAA
- a CDS encoding pentapeptide repeat-containing protein, with the protein MSDAPQFRDAMMARAVFADVDLSQAAFDDAKMAGITIRNANLEGADLSDVSLRDVTITNADLTGMKINGVLVTDMLAVWQKQ; encoded by the coding sequence ATGAGTGACGCACCACAATTTCGCGACGCGATGATGGCGCGCGCGGTTTTTGCTGATGTGGATCTGTCACAAGCTGCATTTGATGATGCCAAAATGGCTGGTATCACCATTCGCAATGCCAATCTAGAGGGCGCCGACCTGTCCGATGTTAGTTTGCGAGATGTGACGATCACCAATGCCGATCTGACAGGTATGAAAATCAACGGGGTTTTGGTGACGGATATGTTGGCAGTATGGCAAAAGCAGTAA
- a CDS encoding 3-hydroxybutyrate dehydrogenase, with protein MTLTGKTAVITGSNSGIGLGVARELAKAGANVVLNSYTDTPEDHALAAEIADVTGVEAKYVQADMSKGADCRRLIVAAGGCDILVNNAGIQHVAPVEDFPEGKWDAIIAINMSSAFHTIAAAVTGMRERGYGRIINIASAHGLTASPYKSAYVAAKHGIVGLTKTIGLETAQDPITCNAICPGYVLTPLVESQIPDTMKEYNMSREDVIKNVMLERQPSKEFATVEQLGGTAVYLCSDAAAQVTGTTISVDGGWTAL; from the coding sequence ATGACCCTGACAGGAAAAACTGCCGTTATTACCGGATCCAACTCGGGCATTGGCCTTGGTGTTGCCCGCGAACTGGCCAAGGCTGGCGCCAATGTGGTCCTGAATTCCTACACCGATACGCCCGAAGATCACGCCCTTGCCGCCGAGATCGCCGATGTCACCGGGGTTGAGGCGAAATATGTGCAGGCGGACATGTCCAAAGGTGCTGATTGTCGCCGGCTGATCGTGGCCGCGGGCGGCTGCGATATTCTGGTCAATAATGCCGGCATCCAGCACGTGGCCCCGGTTGAGGATTTCCCGGAAGGCAAGTGGGATGCGATCATCGCGATCAACATGTCCTCGGCCTTTCATACGATTGCAGCCGCGGTCACGGGCATGCGCGAGCGGGGTTATGGCCGCATCATCAACATCGCATCGGCGCATGGGCTGACGGCCTCGCCCTATAAATCCGCATATGTTGCCGCCAAGCACGGGATCGTCGGCCTGACCAAGACCATCGGTCTGGAAACCGCGCAGGACCCGATCACCTGCAACGCGATATGCCCCGGTTATGTCCTGACCCCACTGGTTGAATCGCAGATCCCCGACACGATGAAGGAATACAACATGTCCCGCGAGGACGTGATCAAGAATGTCATGCTCGAGCGGCAGCCGTCCAAGGAATTTGCGACCGTCGAACAACTGGGCGGTACGGCGGTCTATCTGTGTTCTGACGCCGCCGCGCAGGTGACCGGGACCACGATCAGTGTCGATGGCGGGTGGACCGCGCTATGA
- a CDS encoding extracellular solute-binding protein, translated as MTYPFRRAASAALLILAGVAAQAEPQHGLAMYGDPALPPDFVSLPYANPDAPTGGQIVTAEVGSFDSLNPFIRKGSVPWQLRFFLGESFMGRSLDEPFSLYGVLAESVETGPNREWVEFTLREGITFSDGSPMTIEDVLWSYETLGTVGHPRYLGFWSKVESLEQVGDRTVRFTFNVADRELALLAGMRPILKKAQWDGVDFAESTADIVPITSAPYYIDDFEAGRFVSLRRNADYWGSDVPFRRGTNNIDEVRLEFFGDETAAFEAFKVGEVNSNREFNVARWESQYNFPAIQDGDVVLSVLPHERPSGMTGFVMNTRKPQFADWRVRDALIHAFNFEFINEAMTGSAQPRITSYWSNSPLGMSAGPAEGRVREFLEPFSAELLPGALEGYSLPVSDGSERNRAGTAAALAQMEAAGWTVQDGVLKNADGAPFTFDILLDQGASENQAIIDMYVESLARIGVTPTITVADSAQFKERTDAYEFDMTYYRRGLSLSPGNEQYNYYGAENADQEGGRNLMGVKSPAVDAMIGKLLTSESQDDFVAAVKSLDRILTTGRYVIPIYQWNISRIAHAKELKYPENLPIFGDWPGWQPDVWWYEE; from the coding sequence ATGACTTATCCATTCCGCAGGGCTGCAAGTGCAGCCTTACTGATACTGGCGGGCGTCGCGGCACAGGCCGAGCCACAACATGGCTTAGCTATGTATGGCGATCCGGCCCTGCCACCGGATTTTGTGTCCCTGCCCTACGCAAACCCCGATGCCCCCACCGGCGGGCAAATCGTCACCGCAGAGGTCGGCAGCTTTGACAGCCTGAACCCGTTCATCCGCAAAGGCTCTGTTCCGTGGCAATTGCGCTTCTTTCTTGGTGAAAGCTTCATGGGGCGATCGCTGGATGAACCCTTCTCGCTTTATGGGGTTCTGGCCGAATCGGTCGAGACCGGGCCGAATCGCGAATGGGTTGAATTCACCCTGCGCGAGGGCATCACATTCTCGGATGGCAGCCCGATGACCATCGAGGACGTGCTGTGGTCATACGAGACATTGGGAACGGTCGGGCATCCACGTTATCTGGGGTTCTGGTCCAAGGTCGAAAGCCTGGAACAAGTGGGTGACCGCACCGTGCGATTTACCTTCAACGTCGCAGATCGCGAGCTTGCCTTGCTAGCCGGCATGCGCCCGATCCTGAAGAAAGCACAATGGGACGGGGTGGATTTCGCCGAAAGCACCGCTGACATCGTCCCGATCACGTCAGCCCCCTATTATATCGACGATTTTGAGGCTGGGCGCTTTGTGTCCCTGCGCCGTAACGCCGACTATTGGGGCAGTGATGTGCCCTTCCGCCGCGGTACGAATAATATTGATGAAGTGCGGCTGGAATTCTTCGGTGATGAAACCGCAGCCTTCGAGGCGTTCAAAGTCGGCGAAGTCAATTCCAACCGTGAATTCAACGTGGCCCGCTGGGAAAGCCAGTACAATTTCCCCGCCATTCAGGACGGCGACGTTGTGCTGTCGGTTCTCCCGCATGAGCGGCCATCAGGCATGACCGGCTTTGTCATGAACACCCGCAAGCCGCAATTTGCAGACTGGCGTGTGCGCGACGCCCTGATCCATGCGTTCAATTTCGAGTTCATCAATGAGGCCATGACAGGGTCGGCGCAGCCCCGGATCACGTCTTATTGGTCCAACTCTCCGCTTGGCATGTCCGCCGGACCTGCCGAAGGCCGCGTGCGCGAATTTCTGGAACCGTTCAGCGCCGAACTGCTACCGGGTGCGCTTGAGGGCTACAGCCTGCCGGTCAGTGACGGCTCGGAACGCAACCGCGCCGGCACCGCCGCTGCATTGGCCCAAATGGAAGCGGCCGGTTGGACCGTTCAGGATGGTGTGCTGAAAAACGCGGATGGCGCCCCATTCACTTTTGACATCCTGCTTGATCAAGGGGCGAGCGAAAATCAGGCCATCATCGACATGTATGTGGAATCGCTGGCCAGAATTGGCGTGACCCCCACCATCACCGTTGCCGACAGCGCGCAGTTCAAGGAACGGACGGATGCCTATGAATTCGACATGACCTACTACCGGCGCGGCCTTTCCCTGTCCCCGGGCAACGAGCAGTATAACTATTACGGCGCAGAAAACGCAGATCAGGAAGGCGGCCGCAATCTGATGGGTGTCAAATCGCCTGCAGTGGACGCGATGATTGGCAAGTTGCTGACATCTGAAAGTCAGGATGACTTTGTGGCCGCCGTCAAATCGCTTGACCGTATTCTGACGACGGGCCGTTATGTCATTCCGATCTATCAGTGGAACATCAGCCGGATTGCCCATGCCAAAGAGCTGAAATACCCCGAGAACCTGCCGATATTCGGTGATTGGCCGGGTTGGCAGCCTGATGTTTGGTGGTATGAAGAGTAA
- a CDS encoding MIP/aquaporin family protein, which translates to MRTLLAEGLGTAFLLIGVVGSGIMGDALAGGNIAIALLANAIATGCILYVIITVLGPISGAHFNPAVTLAFLLRGELPAARAVPYVLVQVIGGILGVWAAHLMFDLSILQVSTTDRTGPSQWASEIIATFGLLFVIFGGIKQKPDAVPTLVALYITGAYWFTSSTSFANPAVTIARGFSDTFAGINPAHIPMFILMQIIGVGVAALILPRLFGK; encoded by the coding sequence ATGCGGACCCTTCTGGCAGAGGGCCTCGGCACCGCATTTCTTCTGATTGGTGTTGTCGGATCCGGCATTATGGGCGACGCGCTGGCCGGCGGAAATATCGCTATTGCATTGCTGGCAAATGCTATTGCCACGGGCTGCATTCTTTATGTGATCATCACGGTTCTGGGCCCGATCTCGGGCGCACATTTCAACCCCGCGGTGACGCTGGCCTTTCTTTTGCGAGGGGAATTACCGGCGGCCCGGGCGGTCCCTTACGTTCTGGTTCAGGTCATCGGCGGGATCCTCGGGGTCTGGGCAGCGCATCTGATGTTTGATCTGTCGATCCTGCAGGTCTCGACCACAGACCGGACCGGCCCATCGCAATGGGCGTCAGAGATCATTGCCACATTTGGCCTGCTCTTTGTGATTTTCGGCGGGATCAAGCAAAAACCCGACGCCGTACCAACACTTGTCGCGCTTTATATCACCGGGGCGTACTGGTTCACGTCATCCACCAGCTTTGCCAATCCGGCCGTTACAATCGCGCGCGGGTTCAGCGACACGTTTGCGGGGATCAACCCGGCCCATATTCCGATGTTCATCCTGATGCAGATCATCGGGGTCGGCGTAGCTGCCCTGATCCTGCCCCGACTGTTTGGAAAGTAG
- a CDS encoding XRE family transcriptional regulator, with protein MPENDPKNLIRIAHENGDAAVAQPLDLGVRVRELRKARDWTLEQAARQAGLARSTLSKIENGQMSPTYDALKKLAVGLEISVPQLFTPPVKGQVNGRMAVTKSGEATQQITTTYEHDLFANALTSKKMLPYRARVRARNMEDFDGWIRHDGEEFLYVLTGQVRLYTEFYEPVELRRGDSAYYDAAMGHNVVSISAEDATILWVTSLA; from the coding sequence ATGCCAGAGAATGACCCCAAGAACCTGATCCGCATCGCGCATGAAAACGGCGATGCCGCTGTTGCCCAACCTCTTGATCTGGGTGTGCGCGTACGCGAGCTGCGCAAGGCGCGCGATTGGACGCTGGAACAGGCCGCCCGGCAGGCGGGTTTGGCCCGCTCGACCTTGTCCAAGATCGAGAACGGGCAAATGTCGCCGACCTATGATGCGCTGAAAAAGCTGGCCGTGGGGCTGGAAATTTCGGTGCCGCAATTGTTCACCCCGCCAGTGAAAGGCCAGGTGAATGGCCGCATGGCCGTGACCAAGTCGGGCGAGGCCACGCAGCAGATCACGACGACCTATGAACATGACCTGTTCGCCAATGCGCTGACATCAAAGAAGATGCTGCCCTATCGCGCCCGGGTCCGCGCCCGTAACATGGAGGATTTCGACGGCTGGATCCGCCATGATGGCGAGGAATTCTTGTATGTGCTGACCGGGCAGGTGCGCCTTTATACAGAGTTCTACGAGCCTGTGGAACTACGGCGTGGCGACAGCGCCTATTACGACGCGGCCATGGGGCATAATGTTGTGTCGATAAGTGCCGAGGATGCCACGATCCTTTGGGTGACATCGCTGGCGTAA
- a CDS encoding class I adenylate-forming enzyme family protein gives MLSVTSSAPFPAPPAAFNMAAHVFAQSDRLHDKPALILAGRDRPNATLSFRELAHQVRSAASGLLEQATPGDHVLLQLGNSTHFPIFFLGAIAAGLVPVVVSAQLTAPELAQVRQTVTPKLTIGQAEADRMSTTFGKRAAMNFALGDPDRPAYIVFTSGTSGTPRAVVHAHRAIWARQMMWQDWYGLREDDRVMHAGAFNWTYTLGTGLMDPWSIGATALIPTPQTDLSDFPAILAQQDVTIFAAAPGVYRRILRADFPRLPQLRHGLSAGEKLADDYRADWEAKTGTTIHEAFGMSECSTFISGSPGRPAPPGTSGFPQRGRQIAIIADGSPVQRGTPGTIAVHRTDPGLMLGYLGAPDETAAKYQGDWFLTGDIGIMDDAGAITYAGRADDMMNAGGYRVSPIEVEAALVAYPPISEAAACAVQVRTGTFIIAAFYVATDVIDEEALRSHMHKRLAGYKQPRLYIGKDMLPRGANNKLLRRVLRTQWEAENGQT, from the coding sequence ATGCTGTCGGTCACCTCATCCGCCCCCTTCCCCGCGCCACCGGCCGCGTTCAACATGGCCGCCCATGTCTTTGCGCAATCCGACAGGCTGCATGACAAACCAGCGCTGATCCTTGCCGGTCGTGATAGACCCAACGCGACCTTGTCTTTCCGCGAACTGGCACACCAGGTCAGATCGGCGGCCAGTGGCTTGCTGGAACAGGCAACACCGGGGGATCACGTGTTGCTGCAGCTGGGAAACAGCACACATTTCCCCATCTTCTTTTTGGGCGCGATCGCGGCGGGATTGGTGCCTGTTGTCGTGTCAGCACAATTGACCGCACCCGAACTGGCACAAGTCCGTCAGACGGTGACTCCAAAACTGACCATCGGCCAGGCCGAGGCTGACCGGATGAGTACGACGTTCGGCAAGCGTGCAGCGATGAATTTCGCCTTGGGCGATCCGGACAGACCAGCCTATATCGTGTTCACATCCGGGACCTCAGGCACCCCACGTGCGGTTGTGCACGCGCATCGGGCGATCTGGGCGCGTCAGATGATGTGGCAGGATTGGTACGGGCTGCGCGAAGATGACCGGGTGATGCATGCCGGCGCGTTCAACTGGACATATACGCTGGGGACAGGCCTGATGGACCCTTGGTCAATTGGGGCCACGGCACTGATCCCGACCCCGCAAACCGACCTGTCGGACTTTCCCGCAATCCTGGCCCAACAAGACGTCACGATTTTCGCAGCAGCACCCGGGGTTTACCGCCGGATACTGCGCGCTGACTTTCCGCGGCTGCCGCAACTACGCCACGGGCTATCGGCTGGCGAAAAACTCGCCGATGACTACCGGGCTGATTGGGAGGCCAAGACCGGCACCACCATTCACGAGGCATTTGGCATGTCCGAATGCTCGACCTTTATTTCAGGCAGTCCGGGGCGTCCCGCGCCGCCCGGCACATCGGGCTTTCCGCAACGGGGCCGGCAAATCGCGATCATCGCCGATGGCAGCCCCGTTCAACGCGGCACGCCTGGGACGATTGCGGTGCACAGAACTGATCCGGGCCTGATGCTGGGCTATCTGGGGGCACCGGATGAGACGGCTGCCAAATACCAAGGCGATTGGTTTCTGACCGGCGATATCGGGATCATGGATGATGCGGGCGCCATCACCTATGCGGGTCGGGCCGATGACATGATGAATGCAGGCGGCTACCGCGTCAGCCCGATCGAAGTCGAGGCAGCCCTTGTTGCATATCCACCGATCAGCGAGGCTGCAGCCTGCGCTGTGCAGGTCCGCACAGGCACATTCATTATTGCGGCCTTTTACGTGGCGACAGACGTGATAGATGAAGAGGCGTTGCGCAGCCACATGCACAAACGCTTGGCGGGGTATAAACAACCCCGGCTCTATATTGGCAAAGACATGCTGCCACGCGGCGCCAACAACAAACTACTCAGGCGCGTCTTGCGCACCCAATGGGAGGCCGAAAATGGTCAAACTTGA
- a CDS encoding DsbA family oxidoreductase → MVKLDIISDPICPWCYIGKTNLDKALAEVPDHPFTIEWHPFQLNPDMPAGGMDRKAYLEGKFGGKEGAIKAYAPVVEHAEKTGAHINFDAMKVTPNTIDAHRLIHWAGIEQRQSFVVDLLFKAYFVDGRDIGDHEVLADIADTAEMDAAMVTKLLASDADIDDIRARDKHGREMGVNSVPTFIVAQQHAVPGAQPPEMWAKVIKDIMDQLEAAE, encoded by the coding sequence ATGGTCAAACTTGATATCATCTCTGACCCGATCTGCCCCTGGTGCTATATCGGCAAAACAAATCTGGACAAGGCATTGGCAGAGGTGCCGGATCACCCGTTCACAATCGAATGGCACCCGTTTCAGCTGAACCCGGATATGCCCGCAGGCGGGATGGACCGCAAAGCTTATCTGGAAGGCAAGTTCGGGGGCAAGGAAGGCGCTATCAAAGCCTATGCACCCGTTGTGGAACACGCCGAAAAGACCGGGGCGCATATCAATTTCGACGCGATGAAGGTCACACCCAATACGATTGACGCGCACCGGCTGATCCATTGGGCGGGCATCGAACAACGCCAGTCCTTTGTGGTTGATCTGCTGTTCAAGGCCTATTTCGTAGACGGGCGCGACATTGGCGATCACGAGGTGCTGGCTGACATCGCCGACACCGCCGAAATGGATGCGGCCATGGTGACAAAACTGCTCGCCTCTGACGCAGATATCGACGACATCCGGGCGCGGGACAAACACGGCCGCGAAATGGGCGTGAATTCCGTCCCCACCTTCATCGTGGCACAACAACATGCCGTCCCCGGTGCGCAACCGCCTGAAATGTGGGCAAAGGTCATCAAAGACATCATGGACCAGTTAGAAGCCGCTGAATGA